Part of the Panicum virgatum strain AP13 chromosome 4N, P.virgatum_v5, whole genome shotgun sequence genome is shown below.
TCCCACAGATTTGTTAATGAAAAGAGATCTACGACTAGCGCCTGCTTGTTAAAGCACATATAGCCTTCGCATCGGTTCTGATCGAGCAGTTCGAGATCGTCATCACTCATCAGGCCAGTCGAGTCAAAGGAACGAAAAAGAGCCACTCCAACGAATAATCATTCGCATGGAACTGCAAAGTTTTTGTCCCTCCTTGTATGCGTAATAAAGAAAAGGTTTCATCTTGCATTGACCTTATGCTCTGTGCTTTTATATACACAAGAAGACTGTGTATCTACTCAGCTTTATTTGCCTTTGTTGCTACTAGCTAGTAGCTAGAGAGGTACTTTGCCCGGGTGGATATTCTTGGTAGATCCTCTTTTGTATGGTATAGCTTACGGTTTCACTCGCTGctaaggaaaaaaaaaatttcGGAGCACTCGTGTATGTGCATAATCATTAGCCGACCAATTTGGACGGCTCCGGTTGAGAGAGAACATATGCGCGCGCTGTgaacaaaaataaaaagtaaAGTCTCATGATTTCATCATGTTTTCTTCCGATCGACACTGAAAACTTGGCAATTGTAAATAGACTCCATATACATATAGTGCAATGATGCAGCCAATGCAGGCCAAGATATTTATCTCCACAGGAGTTGGATGAACTACTACTATTGTGTTTTGCACTAACGAACACGTACAGCTCCTTTTATCAAAACGAACACAACTCAAAAGGTCGGCCGGGCGAGGTCGTCGATCTCTCTGTCTCAGGCCGATCGCGTCCGATGAGAtcggcgaggccgccggcggccggtctCCGTGCCGGCCAGCGGCCACGCGCCCTCGCTGCTGGCCTAGGCGCCGAGGCGGCCGGGGTACGTGCACGGCGCACTAGTTCGTGCTGGGCCCCCGGCGGCCGAACCCGCCCCCAGCCTGGGAGAGGACACGCGCCGCTTCCTTATTAGCTCCGTGCCTCTGCCATGCGGGGCCGAAACCCCACGGGCAGCACAGCACTCGTCAGTGGCCGTCTTccactaggccggccggcctcccgccTCGGCTTTTCGGCGGGCGCCGGACTGTGCGCGTGGAGTCAACGGCAGGCAGGCGGAGGCGGGCAGCTCCGATCCaatccccggccggccggccggcgttaGCGCgtacgaggaggcggcggcggcgccgacgaggaccCGGCCGCGAGTTACACATGCGCGCGGGAGACGCTATACGCGTAGTGCGCGGCGTGCGTGAGCACCGATCGAGAGCATCAGGCATCAGCCCGAGGGTGGTGCGCGCGGTGACTGGCCGGGCCGGCGCGTGAAGACGACTGAAGAGCACAGGGACGCGGGGCACGGGGGACGGGGCCCGACGGCGAGTCGCGTCGAGTCCAGGGCTCGTCAACGAGGGAGGGCCGGGGCGTGCGTGTTTTGCGTTGCACCGTGGTGaagtgcgcgcgcgcgcgcgaggggccggcggccggtcTCATTCTGTCGTCGTTCAGCTCAGCTGGTTGGCTCGCCGACGCCGGaaagcgcggccggcggcggctaacAACGGCTATCAATGGCGTCGGcacgcaccaccgccgccgccgctggggctCCCCGATAGATCCATCTTCTCCTGAATCTGCCCATCTGCGTGCGTCCTGCTGCCCCGgctgccatgccatgccatgccatgccagctgatcatcatcatcaagccGGCGAGCGAGCGGATATTCCGGGCATAATCCGCGCACTTGCTCCGACACCGCATCATGGCTCGTCGCGCCCCCGACCCCGATTGACCCCTCCCTCCGCTTTGCCGATCCGAACCGTGTGCCCTTTTTGCCTTTGCTTGGTCGTCTCGCCTCGCCCCGGGCCGTTCCTTCACTCCGGCCACGAGCCGCGCCGGCCGTCCACTTATGCGCCGCCTGACGAtcgacgagctgctgctgctgctgctgctacaacTAGCAAGCAATGCTACACTAGCTTGGACTCTTCATTTTGTGCTTGACTGGCATTGTGTTAGTGCCAACCTGATCAAAAAAGTGGTGCGTGGTAAATGGACACGGCGCTATAATGGCCGTTGGTTTGGTTTAATTTCTCTCCCCCAGCTATCATTGCATTGCAAGCGTCATCACAACTCACAGCAAGCAAGCATCACTTGATGCATTACGATCAGCATCTCATTGTTTTATTTGCTGATCCTCGGTGGTCAGACACTCGCCTATGAGCCCCTTTGTCCGGGGGCATCTCCTTCATGCTAGAGTAGTAAATGGCACTGCATCGTTGCTACTCTACACTGTTCTGTTGCGTGGTAGCAAGAAGCCGGAAAGTAAATTGAGATCTAAAATAAACTAGAAAGAGGTGAAGCCGGGCGGTCAGCGGAgccattttttttctcgaaaacgTGGGAGAACCGCGTttcattgtattaagaagatGAAAAAcagaattttttacaacgatgtGGAGCGACTAGCACTCACGCAACATACTAGAGCACGCGGTTGTGATTTACACCAAACATAAGGCAACCTAAGAGTcggagctttttttttttcaggcTCTGCCATGCGCCACAGTACCACTACACTACAGTATCCGGAGCTGAAGCCGGCGGAGCCTGCCCAAACGGGGTCACAGCTTAGCTAGTAGCTACACGTACGGCGCCTCTCGATGTCCTCGTGCTTCACCGCAGCAAAGAGCTCGATAACGCAGCAGGTTGTTTTCGGAGACGCCATTGCCAATGGCTCCGCCACTGGATATCGACAGTGACAGTACGTGCGCGACCAGCAGATGATCAGATCAGGGTGCGGCTCTGCATGCTCAAGCTGCTACTAGAACTCCATGCATGCAGATATTTTGCAACAGGGATCGACGATGTATATATTTTGCACTAGACTAGTCACCTGCAGGGCCCAAGATCAGTAGCGTTGTGCGGCCAGTACTCCTGCTAATGGGGCGGGGTTTGACGGGTTCCAAAGCTTGCATGTCAAATAAAAAGTGTGGCATAAACAGATGAAAGCTGAATTCACAAGAACCCAGACTTGCTTATTCAAATCTATCCTAAGCAGAAGCTAGGCAATACTTGTCTTCTTGACAATCTAGGCAGGGGTACACACAAGCAGAATCCAGCCTCCAATACTGAACTACATATATAAGAACCCGACAAACAGATCAAGAACGTCATGCTGGAATGTGGATTACATGGCATGAGAAGGGAAAAACCATGTCGGGCACCCCTTGCAAAGAGGCTGCACCGCTGTGGTATCTGGTAACAACGGCGTGATCGTCCCATTTCTCATGTTGAACACACCGGAGTCCCGAAGAGGATCAGGAGTAGGATAATCTCTGGCATAGTCACATATGAAGTAGATGCAGTCTTCCTGAGGTAAACCACATTCAGTAGCAGGACGAGACTTGGAGTATGTGCTGATAAAGAGCGCTTGGCCTGCCAAGGAGCTTATTCTTCTCCATTTATGACACGAATTGGCGATCAAGTCTTCCTCAAAGACCTCGAACCAAATGGTGTGTGGACCGTGTTCTGGCAGAGGGGACCAGACCCTGACCTGCCGCACAACAAGCAACAGTCTACCGCCAGATTCAACTAGATAATACCAATCTCCGAAGAGATAACTCTCATTAGAGGATCGATCTGCAATATCTGGAAACTTGATAGGGTCAATTACGGATTTGATGGATGAGATTTTTGGCTTAATTTTGTGATTATCAGCAATCTCAACAAGGAATAGCCCCCTGGAAACGAAAGCATACAGCTTTCCATTAAAGAACACAACATCACAAGTATGGTGATCATGATTAAACTTTCTCAATGCGTCGTTGGGAACCAGGGGCGGGCAAATACCAAGTTTGATGTTAAAACCATCGTCCATGATCAGCACAGCAGCAAGGGAATCTGGTGAGAAGTCCTGGGACGAGGGCATGACCAACTTATAGAGAAATGGATTGCCGGTGTAGCCATTCCTCATTTGGTGCGAAATGTTGGCTGGCTTAGGAAGCTGCAGCATAGTTTTGGAGAAAGGGTTCACCAAAGAGAACCTGCCATCATTTTGCATGAGTAAGAGCCAGTTGTCAATAGAGCCATGGTAACGAGAGCATCATCAGGAATAGGCATGCGGTGGATTTCACCACCCGGGATGCTGAGGAAGGTCCCATCAAGGAGGGCAAGCCATGGGAGCGGAGGGGGCAGGGGCTGCAGTCGGGCATTGCAGCGCCATGTCTGGCAGACTGCTCGCAGTCGAACACGGTCAGCAAGGGAAGGGAGCTGCCTGAGGACAAGGCCCAGAAGTTCTGGCTGGAGGTCAGGCCAAGATGTCGGTTGTATAGCAGCCATCGTGCAGGATCACAGGCCTAACAAGAACATGTGTTAAAACAAAGAAAACAGCAAACTTAACGATGCATATTCTCCTTGAAATTTGATGAGCGGAAGTATTAAGCACATCATAAACAATTCCGCAAGGCATCTGCAGCTGTTAATTCGGGATGAAACTAAAATGAAATGTCTAAACAGAAATATGATAGGGACTGAGCCTATCACAACTGTGCGAGACACCCCCTCCTCTCAAACCAGTATCAGCaggactatatatatatatattttatttttgaaaagttaCAGCAGGACTAGATTAAAGGTAGAGTGAGATGCACAGTGTCCTTAAAATTTTTTCCCGATTCTCACCTAGGTCCATAAACTATCAAAGCGAGTCGTAACTCGTAACAAGTAGTGGCATAGCGACCTAGAGCAACCCGATATTCAGAGACCATACGCGATTTATTTGTTCCAAGAAAAATGCTGAAAGAGCAACCAGATGCTAATTGGCACTAAGATCATAGCTTCTTTAGTCTACGCCAAGCACAAGTGGTCCCCTATATACTAAACCAATTAAACAATCTCCATAAGACCAGAAGGCACAAAATTGGTTGGTAAGGTAGCAATTTGCTCAGGAGGGGCGGGGACTAGTTGTGGGGGCACTTACTCGAACGAGAAGGGAGCGAGGTGACGGGAAGGCAGGGGCAACCGACTCCTCGCAGAGACTAGCAGCGAACCGAACCCAACTGCCAGGCCGCGGGGAAAAGCGCCGCCACTCGCGGATCGGAGCAGTGCGCGAATGGGTCTGGGCGGTCGCGGAGGGGATGCTGCGGCAGTTTGGAACCTCGAAGCAAGTAAGGCGCGCGGGTGGCCGGTGGAGGAGCACAGCGCCGGATCTTGGGTTTTCGCCGGCGAGGCTCTACATCGCCGTCGCCTCGTCGGCCATCACAGAGGGCTCCTCCGATTGGAAGGGGTAGACAGGTGGCATCGAGAGAAAGGGGAGAAGGgaagaggaagatgaagagccGACTTATGGGCCTTCGtatcgggccgggccgggccgtcagCCCGTCATTGGCACTGGCTGTGAGCCTGTGACAAGTGTTGGTCCATTTCGGCTACTTTTTCTGTGAGGATTGATTTCCTTCACCGATTAGGATTGCAGAGTAGTGAGTGtagctgaaaaaaaaaatctcaaacaAATCTGACGGAAAACTCACGTTGTATTCCCCAGCAGTATATAGAACGAACTTCCCCATGATTTGACAGAAGGCAACAAAGGCTCCAGAAAAATACCAGCAGAATTCTTACTATATGAGCTCATCaagaaaagaaaaccagagTCCAGTCTGTTAAGGTTGGTGATCTGGGGGCAGCAATTCCCCCAATTCGATGGCCGCTACATCAGGCATATATGTGCATTACATGATGAAACAGGGAATGCATCAGGATTCAAATTTGCAGGATACAGCCACATGCACAAAACAAAGGCATAACAGGAGAGTGAAAGGAAAACCACTACAGCCAGGTCAAACCATTCAACGCACATTTTGTGAAATGAAATGCTCCTTTCGCTACTGTATCACCACAAGTACTTAAACATATTCGAAATATACCCGGTACAAAGAAAAGCTAGCTCAGTAATAATACTGCATGCAGAAAACACTGAAGCCATAGCCAACAAGTACGGTTCAGAAACAAATCATCAAGACATAATCCGAAAACAATAAGCAAGCTAATCTGAGTCGATTACATCGCGTCAGCAGGGAACAGCCAAGTTGGACGCCACTGACCACCATGATGCTTCGGCACAGCTGCGGTCTCTAATAGCAAGGGTGTGATGATCCCGGTTCTCATGTTGTACACACCAGAATCATGAAGAGGATCAACAGCATCGTTACGATAGTCACACATGAAATATATGCAGTCCTCTTGAAATCCAGTGCTCTCTCCTGCAGGAAACGACTTGGAGTGATGCTTCCCAACAAAGAGCACTTGGCCACCCAACGTAGTGAGGCATCTCCATTGGCCTGGTTTGGTGCTCAAATCTGCCTCAAAGACCTCAAATGCCGCGGTGCGATCACAATCCAAGGGATGCTCGCAAGTTGTATCGGTAAACTCAATATGTCGCTTCACCATCAATAGACTACCACAGCATTCAACTAAATATTTCTTCGTCATGTATGTACTGTACAGGGGTTTCGGCAAGATAACACTTACAGTGGGGTACTTAGTTATGCATTTGACGCATGATATCCTTGGTTTACTATCAGCGCCAAAGTTAAGCTCAAATGTCATGAGCACGTCGTGAATACCAAGACCATAAAACTTTCCCTTGAAGAAGGTAATATCCGAAACATAGTCAAACGATCTCTGGTTCCTCCGTGTGGGCAAGTAGGTTGCCATTGGTGGTCGATACATACAAATAGTCCCACCATTTTCCAAGATCAGCGCAGCAACAAGGGAACCTGGTGATGATTCCAGGGGCAAGGGAACCACCATCTTCTGCAAAAGGGAACCAAACCTGGGGATTGCCTCGAACCACTTGATGGATAGCTTGGGAAGGTCCAGTGTGGCCTTGGAGAAAGGGTTCACGAGTGAGCACCCACCATCACTGTGCACAAAGAATAGCCAGCTGTCAATGGAACCAAAGCAGAAAGCATCATCCGGCGCTGGCATTCTGATAATTTTCCCATCGGGGATGCTGAGGAAGGTCCCATTGAGGAGGGTGAGCCACGGAAGTGGAGAAGGCAGGGGCTGCAGCCGAGCATTGGAGCGCCATGGTCGGCACACTGCCCTTAGTCGGACACGGTCCGCAAGGGAGGGAAGCCGCAGGAGGACAAGTCCCAAGAGTTCTGGCTGGACGTCtggccagaacgaagatcgtgCCTCCTTCTTCATCATTGAAACTGCAAGCCTAACAAGAAACAGCACTAGGCTTAAAGTTAACAAACGACAGGCTTTATTATTAACGATGTGCAATAAACATGAGCACTTGTGCAGTGAATCGATAATTGTATACTATTATTCCACAAGGCAGCATGCAGTTTCAGATAGCAGAATTCTAGATAACTGGAGTGCAGGAATTTTGCTAGATTCTTGCAGTAATTCTATTGTTCCATGCAGTACTTGCAGAATTCCATCGAAATTCTTACACCCCAAATGGGCCCTCCTTAATGCGTACTACTCCTCACATCCTAAATTATttgtcgttttggcttttctagatgtatagattttgctatgtatctaaacataatatatatttacatgcgtagatctaaaaaaatcaaaacgactaataatttgagaaGCAGCGAGTAGTAGTGATCGAGACCCCAAGTTACTGTAACtaagccccacgatcagaagcAATATCCAGTTATCCACCCATCACCCATCTGATTTGTTATCCTGAAACATCTGTATCTAGCATCAAACTTCCTTTAGGCTTAGGGACCTGGTTACCCTACGCCCAGCAACAGCACATGATACCAACCGATTTGAACTTTCTTTTTCGAAAGAATGCCGGATCAACGAGAATTATCGTCATATGTCAATGAAACCCCACACCTAATTAATCAGGAAATTTGctgaggaaggagagggagtaGGGCTCGGGAGACTTACTGGGCCTAATGGCTTCCGGCCACCGGGCAACGAGAAGACAGGGATGTCGGGCGGGAACCGACTCGTGGAGACTGGCGGGCGGCCGCGCGATCGTGGCGCGGCTGTGCAGCCGCCTAGAGAGAGAGCCTTCAAGGGACGCGGGGCGCAGATTGATACGGCCGTCGAGGAGGGGCAGGGTGCCGGATCAGAGGTCGATGCCTTGCCCGGCTAGGGTTACATCGCCGAGACGCGTCGCGCCGTGGGTGGCGAGGGCTCGCGTCGCGTCGGGTGGGGATGGGGAGGAGACTGGAAatcagggagaggaggaggagcgaaGGTATCAATGGGCCGGGCCGTCGTTGAAAGGTTACAGGCTTACAGCCCAGTTAGGTGTAAGGATTGACCGAATTTCGTGTGACGTTTTtgcctttttttctctctcttaacTTACATTGAttaaacaagaaaagaaaagaaacaactTGGTTGGTTGTAGTTCCACCTCTGCAAGGATCTCCCAAAGATGAAGATAGTTCACGATAGCATCCCTTGAATGTCTTGAATCCATGCTGGTTGACTACGGCTTCAACAGCAGCACGGTCGTTTCtttccttgttttctttttcttttttctgatcGAATGGGCAAGATTGCGCCtgttttttttagagaaaaaagATTGCGCCAGTTTCATCGACAAAGAAGGGAACGTCGTTTCCGGGATCAATGCAAACATGAAGTACTGCAGGATCATCTGTCCTTACAACAAACTCACTAAGCAAGCTGCCAACACTGAAAATGTATACAGTTTACTACAATTTAGGATCATCACTGCCTTCTATTACATTCACACATTCAGATTTTAGTCAGGATAcagcaggaaaaaaaaacaagggatGTTTTTTTTCTGAATCTGAATGAAATAAGCAGCATCCATCGCAGGAAGAAAGCAAGCCATTCAGGTACAAGTATTGATGCAAGCGTATCTCAGGGAAAAAATAGCTACAACAAGCTACAGAATTATATTATGTACCAGTAAAATAGAGTACCAATAGAATTAATGCATCCAGGAAGAAAGCacttaaactaaataaaaatggATCTTGCATTTCAACactatgggtgtgtttagttggtgaaaaagtttggattttggtactgtagcatattttgttgttacttgacaaataatgtccaattataaactaattaagcttaaaagattcagctcgagCTAATCagttaaattgtgtaattagttattttttcaactgtatttaatgctccatgcatgtgttcgaaaattcgatgtgacggatactgtgtaaaaatttttggtaactaaacatggcctatgTCAACCAAGCACCCATGTCCGTAGAAGTAATTGATATCGATTATTGCGCTCAAAACTTTCCAGATTAATAGTGCCATATGATGAGCAAGCACAATGACAGTCAGGTGAAATTTCAGTCTGATGAACTTGCTCTGTTTCTCTCCCACTAAACTGTAAtataacacccccccccccccccccacccctgtCATCCCTATCCTTTTGATTGTGGTTGCCCAAAAATTTCACGGAATCTAACATTCATGTTTATGCAGTGCAAACTAATTTGTTGGCCAATTGCCACACTGTGTAAGGCCAATCGCATTAAACTAAAATGTGCTGTAGTATGGCATTCTAGTAGAATTATGACCACCAATGAACTGATCCCCTGTTGGGTGTTTAATGCGATCGCTGCAGGCATGACAGCGGTCGTAATCCATCTTATTCCTTATTGATTTCTTAATATCCAGTCTTATCAGGTGGCACCCACCTACAAAAACACCACAATTTCCAAATATTAGCCAAAATAACAATCCACACATAGAAAGCCAAGCCCCTACAACCATACATTGAAACCAGTGAAACTTAGCTTGTCTCTATTTGACATGTGGCATTAATGTTTCTAACTATAACTTGATGAAACAAGAATTTTGATGGACAACAAATTGAACATCTACAGGAAGATAAGAGTATATAGGGTTTATTTCTTTATTGTAATTTAGAAGAAGAATGAAAGACATATAGACAACTAATCAGcctttcaaaaagaaaaggtgCAAGAGATTCTATGTATACATCAAACAATATTCCCTAATTGCACAGCAATTTTAGTTCAtatttgtgcacatacttacaTTAAGTTTAGAATTTAACTGGGTGCATTAAGTTGTCAACCACCCAGGCCTACTGGCCAAATAAAATATCTTAGCTGCTTAAATATTAGATCAATTGCACTTTAGTTGTCCTAAAGCAACTCCAGCAGCAACACAGCCACACTATCACCGGGCAATTCAAGATATAGAGAAAGAATTAAAAATCTACAAATCAAAAATCTATAAATATGACCAAAGTATATACATTATGAATATCCATCAAAGCCAACATTACAAATCCAATGAACCATACATAATGCAGGGATGTCATATGAAGCCAGCAGTATAAATCTAATGGATCATATGGAATGCAGGGACTCCATAtatgaaaaaaaagggaaatttCTAACAAACTGCAACTGGCATTTAATTCAAGGCTACTAAGCAAAAAAAACAATGGCCCTCTATAATGCAATTGACAATTTAAACAAAGTATAAAGGTGTTAAGCAACTACATACCATAACAAGAACCATCTATGGTGCATACATGGACAACACGCATAGGCTCAGCAGTCTCATCCATCTGCAGTTCTGGAACCAGCATGAGCTCAGCGAAAAATAACCTCTTGGCTGCAAGTGACGTGACCTGACCCTTTGGAGCCGCTGTGAAGTTGACATGGCCATACGTCACTCCATCATGCTCAGTGAAACACTTGGATAGAAGCACAGTTGCCATCTCAaacttatgctgcaatatttgAGGAATATTTAGTGAGTGAAACATGTAATATAAGATGGCACAGCTGGAAATGGCAAAAAGTCGAGAAAGTTTTGCAAAAATGTACCACTCTCTTGGAGTTGTAGTTCTTGAGGGCAAGCGTGGCGAAGTGTCGTGCCTGAGGGCAAATCTCACGCCCAGCAAGGCATTCTTCCATCTGCTCAGCGCTCAAGTCTTCTTCACTGCAAGTGAAAGGGGTATGATCAGTTAGTTTAATTGGTACCACAGGAACAAACAGTAACAACAAAGCCCTACAGTTCATGAGATTGAGACAACTAAATTGATGAATCGTCACTGGCAAAATGGATTTGAATTATAGTTCACCTTCACAGAGAGATTTTAgttttt
Proteins encoded:
- the LOC120668875 gene encoding uncharacterized protein LOC120668875; translated protein: MEECLAGREICPQARHFATLALKNYNSKRVHKFEMATVLLSKCFTEHDGVTYGHVNFTAAPKGQVTSLAAKRLFFAELMLVPELQMDETAEPMRVVHVCTIDGSCYGGCHLIRLDIKKSIRNKMDYDRCHACSDRIKHPTGDQFIGGHNSTRMPYYSTF
- the LOC120669846 gene encoding uncharacterized protein LOC120669846 — protein: MQNDGRFSLVNPFSKTMLQLPKPANISHQMRNGYTGNPFLYKLVMPSSQDFSPDSLAAVLIMDDGFNIKLGICPPLVPNDALRKFNHDHHTCDVVFFNGKLYAFVSRGLFLVEIADNHKIKPKISSIKSVIDPIKFPDIADRSSNESYLFGDWYYLVESGGRLLLVVRQVRVWSPLPEHGPHTIWFEVFEEDLIANSCHKWRRISSLAGQALFISTYSKSRPATECGLPQEDCIYFICDYARDYPTPDPLRDSGVFNMRNGTITPLLPDTTAVQPLCKGCPTWFFPSHAM
- the LOC120669844 gene encoding uncharacterized protein LOC120669844, whose amino-acid sequence is MMKKEARSSFWPDVQPELLGLVLLRLPSLADRVRLRAVCRPWRSNARLQPLPSPLPWLTLLNGTFLSIPDGKIIRMPAPDDAFCFGSIDSWLFFVHSDGGCSLVNPFSKATLDLPKLSIKWFEAIPRFGSLLQKMVVPLPLESSPGSLVAALILENGGTICMYRPPMATYLPTRRNQRSFDYVSDITFFKGKFYGLGIHDVLMTFELNFGADSKPRISCVKCITKYPTVSVILPKPLYSTYMTKKYLVECCGSLLMVKRHIEFTDTTCEHPLDCDRTAAFEVFEADLSTKPGQWRCLTTLGGQVLFVGKHHSKSFPAGESTGFQEDCIYFMCDYRNDAVDPLHDSGVYNMRTGIITPLLLETAAVPKHHGGQWRPTWLFPADAM